The Primulina tabacum isolate GXHZ01 chromosome 7, ASM2559414v2, whole genome shotgun sequence genome includes a window with the following:
- the LOC142550927 gene encoding LOW QUALITY PROTEIN: histone deacetylase complex subunit SAP18-like (The sequence of the model RefSeq protein was modified relative to this genomic sequence to represent the inferred CDS: deleted 2 bases in 1 codon), which produces MAEGQRRPGRPGPPPGRGPPPPPFANVVPRSEPVDREKTCPLLLRVFTKVGGHHADGDFAVRGKEPKDEVQIYTWMDATLRELTDLVKEVAPEARRRDAILSFAFVYPDKRGRFVVREVGRTFSYPNGRRPDSGSKALGELSFQIGDYLDVAILTQ; this is translated from the exons ATGGCAGAAGGGCAAAGAAGACCTGGAAGGCCTGGCCCTCCGCCGGGTAGGGGCCCTCCGCCGCCTCCTTTCGCC AACGTCGTCCCTCGATCTGAACCTGTGGATCGCGAGAAG ACTTGTCCATTGTTGCTTCGTGTTTTCACAAAG GTTGGAGGCCATCATGCTGATGGAGATTTTGCTGTGAGAGGCAAGGAACCAAAAGATGAGGTTCAGATTTATACATGGATGGATGCAACTTTGCGTGAATTAACTGATCTG GTGAAAGAAGTAGCTCCGGAAGCAAGAAGAAGAGATGCTATTCTGTCTTTTGCTTTTGTCTATCCTGATAAGCGTGGTCGTTTTGTGGTTAGAGAG GTAGGGAGAACCTTTTCTTACCCTAATGGAAGGCGGCCTGACAGTGGAAGCAAAGCCTTAGGGGAACTCAGCTTCCAG ATAGGTGATTACTTGGATGTCGCGATCCTGACCCAGTAA